TTACGTATAAAGTGTTTTCCACATTCCACACAagaaaatggtttctcccctatgtgaattctctgatgtctctcAAGTGGAGCTTTATGCACAAAACATAGCCCACAATCTGAACATAAAAAAGACTTCTCCCCTTTGTGACTTCTTAGATGATTCGTAAGttttgatttctgactaaaacacttcccacattcaagacatgaaaacggcttctcccctgtgtgagttctcagatgagTAACAAGACTTGCTTTGAGGGTAAaatttttcccacattctgaacatgaaaatggcttttctcctgtgtgggTTTTTAGATGTTCCATAAGATTTGATTTCtgattaaaacattttccacattcatgacatgaaaatggtttctcccccGTGTGACTTCTCAGATGTCTTTCAAAAGGATCTTTAAacataaagcatttcccacatttggaacatgaatacggcttcacCCCTGTGTGTGATCTTTGATGTTTCGTAAGATGTGATTTGtaattaaaacatttctcacattccgaACATGAGaaaggcttctcccctgtgtgaattctctgatgttcaacAAGAACCGATTTCCTACTAAAAGATTTCCCACACTccgagcatgaaaatggcttctcccctgtgtgaattctctgatgatcAACAAGAACTGATTTCCTATTAAAAGATtgtccacattcagaacatgaaaacgGCCTTTCATCTCTATGAATTCTCTCATGCATGGTAAGATTAGATTTCTGTTTAAAGTGTTTCCCGCACTCAGAACATGCAAACATTTTACCCAGTCTATTTTTGTCAATCTGTGACTGATTATCTTCTATTTCATGATAGGGAGTTATAAGGAAATGTCCAAGGAAGCTTTTTGTTCTGTCGTCACctggaaaaaaggaaagaaaaaaaaaataacaaaaagataATTGATAGTTTAGTATTTCCATCTTAAATAAATCCATATAATGGGGAATATAACAAAATATGGAAAAAtagagtaaataataataataaataaaaaatactggccAATACTACATCATTTTGTTTTTGTGTAgtcccataacatttttatttttccatcatctAGGACAAATTTTGGCTTTCACTGGCACCATTTATGGGTAAATGTGACTTAGATATTTATTAATTGAACATACGATCCTCTGATTGTCTATGTTATACCCTGTAAGACCCAACAGACACCTGTACATGGCAGGCCTGGGGGCCATTTTTAGGGTTAATGAGGGGATAATGGGGTGACAGAGAGAAACTTCTCAATTATAGGATGGTCTAAGTTGGCAGCAGGAGGGCTCAACACAAGAAGGAGGATCAGCAAACCTGGTCTTTCTCCTCTGTAGTCAGAAGGTCTCGTCTTACCTGGTGATGAGAGACGCTGGTGATTCTCTATCATGACGTCCGTGTACAGATCCTTATGTTCTTcgaaatactcccactcctccatagaGAAATAGACAgcaacatcctgacaccttacaggaacctgacaacacaatgatacagtcattacCAGACTCCTCCCTTGTCGTTATTGTATAATGTCtcagcattcccagcagcgctcacctctccagtcagcaggtcAGTGATCCTGTTGGTAAGTtttaggatcttctgctcatgtatcagtgaATGCGgtggaggctcggtgatggggctctgggtcctgctccGTCCTCCTGACACACAGGGTGTCACACACTTAgcagacgacttcttcactactgtgtaatcctgtgtatgaGGAGACGCCAATCACTACAGAGATTCTAAGAAGCCTCCACCTTTCCAGAGATTTACCTGGTGgtttattactagagataagagtgatgtcatgtgagactctcacctctccagttatcaaggagatgatctccagggtgaggtctaatatccttGCAGCTATGTGGATTCTGTCCTGGTCCATCCTTGGTGGGTCATTGGTGGAAAGCACCATCATTGTGCAAAGAAACTTGAGAAGCGAGAGTCCTGTATAAGGAACCTAAGGAAAAACAAAGAGGACTGAGGGTACAATCACATTAAGAAGAACATCTTATATGAGGTATAGTGTCACTAATTATAAGGGACTACTGCTAGCATAACATGGAGGTGAATTATATACAAGATGGCTGACTATAAAATGTTAGCCAGCCATTCTTcctactcagttaccatcactggatgacatctttactgctcgctgcagcaacagggcaaaaattatctgcggggatccaactcaccccggccacagccttttcactcccctaccctccggtaggcgtcttagagccctacatgcccgcaccactaggctgaagaacagcttttaccccaaagcaatcagtctcctaaatgctcagagattattgccccttcctaggatagaaactaccacagactgaaagtgacggctgcattcatgaccccataagcacttcctactttgctcttgctatatatatgctgcgaactgtgaatagtaatgccttctagtgcaatgttttgtgtttttctagtgtaatgctttagtttaatgtcagttcttgttcccctgtccatggcatctaggattgctccaaacaacaacatttcattgtattgtacattgtattacattgtattgtacagtggcaataaaggcatcttataaAGAAAATAGAGGATAAAAAGGATACATACACCAGCTATTTCATAACTTTCCAGGCCACCATATATCTTATAACCACTGGCGAATGCACACCTTCTCGGCACATGAATTGGGTGTAACGGTAAGTAATCTACAGTTACTCACTTACCATTACACTCGCCTTCCACTCAGGCTGTAAACTGAGCCAGAAATCACTCCGCAAAACAGTCCACACACCTCGGACACAGAACACACTGTGATTATCTACCCAATTATGGACCAACAAGGGCTCCAGTTTTGTTCACTGTAGAGAAGCAGTTATATATTGTTGTGAGCTATTGTCTCTGTTGTCACCGCGCGAGGTCCAGTCTTATTATTATAACATTGTCATTGCAGAGAAAGCAGCGGAGATGATTCAGGCAATCTGCACAAATCACCAGGAGAAGCCCTAAGAGAGACTAGTCATCACCTTTAGAGGGCCAATGACGTTTTAAAGTGGATGATCTCCTCTGATGTCTATTAAACAGAATCCTTCTTCTCTTTAGCTTCTTAAATAAGAAACATCTCAGACACTATATTACGGTATGTAGTGCCCTGAAGCAGGGTTACTGTGAAGTATGGACATTTccccctgtttcccctatgccaagttataaacttcttacgttatttcacttgaaagggttaacctgcactgtttattactgtgttactgcattttatatgtatgttgtgatatatatcgtgTTCATTTGCATTGTATTTacgaggctctgtggaaagggttaatgaatactgagaggcTGCCatagcatgttttggagggaaaaagccaagCTTGTTGACCACAAAAACCAGACAGACAGTCTGACCTtgtgaatgtctggttttagctctgttgttatgtctggaaacttgttttagtctggaaaacctgctttgtcattgagtatcattgaagctctaatgtaagtctatgagagacttGGTATGTaagaagagcagtcagagcccctagtgttctgcagttagggaccagtgcttggaagaggagactctgccagactactgagtgaccagaagaagacgctgagatggggatgctgagccacagaccatgggtcaccagccctgtgaccaaagagccacccggactactgagctacagaccaagGGCCTTCAGGATTTGACCATGGTACCAGTCTTCtgagaaagagggacagctagctcaggcctttcctcagcatcaaacccttcttctgccagggggggagactggagaagccagccctatgcctcgcctgtaacgttttgcacctgaattcctctagTAAAGACgccccctggtttactgcagaccccgactctggacttatttccaattggggtgcaccacgccttaccatcccttccagagagcagcaacacgagGTGACACCTCAATGGTGTGTGTCTGGGGTAGGGTTGCACTGGGTATCAAACTATCaatacccaattgatactttttAACCGGGATGGATTCAATACCGGGATTTGCTATTTTTCGCAGCCTAGTATTTGTTAGTGAACATGGCACGCGCCACTCTCAGCGcgcgccatgttctcctcagcagcacagtggagaaggaggcactctctccctccccactgtgacgcAGCTGCCACTGTCACCAATGAAGAGATAGCagtcaggaggaggggagggactgtggccactgcaccaccagtgAAAGCAATTAAACCATTACTACAAATGCAAGCGGCGGGTGCCGGCCGTATCACACAGCCGCCACCCGGCCTCAATGACAGTGCACAGCGATCCACCAAACCGtggtaattaacccctcaggtgtcacacctgaggggttaattgatggGGATCGCAGCACCCTCTCATAGAGGCTGGGTATGTGATACAGCCGACACCCGCCGCTTAAATTGGTATTAATggtttaattacattcattggtggtgcagtgcgccccccaaccccgtattatagtcattggtggcgcagtgcacccccctcctcagtattaatGTCACTGATTGCACAGTGCCGCCCCCCCaatattatagtcattggtggcagtggccacagggtcccctctcctcctcctcagtctattcattggtggcagtatttgatcggagccccagcagtgaaatcggaatcctaatagagctctaataggacaagggttccagcccctggggaggctaatagttattaaattaaaaagtaaaacattttccaaTTTTACTATagcatacataaacaataaaaaaaataaacatattacatatcgtcaCGTCCAAAAAAGTCCAaactttttacatttaaaaaaaatatctcctatgcggtgaacgtcgtgccattttttagtcaccttttcCACCAAAAACATAGGCCTGTTTATTATGGGCCAGACATTccataaaatatggaatgcacgctGCATTTtggctttttattttttccgaGTGGTATTGAATGATattgagtatcacaatacttttttatgctaTTGAAATCGACTTAAAATTtttgtatcgtgacaaccctagtctgGGTTAACTCAgtgtagcgttggggccaccccaaacccggccactgcaattATACATGGTCGGAATCCAAAATATCCTGATTGTGAGGTTACCGACTCCAGAGGGTGTCTACCCAACCAGGAAATCTTCCAAGACCAATAGAAATGAAAAGTGGCAAGCATCCAGCATTTGGCTCCCTATATAGGAAGGATAGTCCTCTGCTGCTGGATGGCAGTCCCATGGAAAAGCAGTCTTGTGCATGTGTTCCCGCTAGTAGTGAAAGTACAGCAGTATTACACCACTATGGCTTACCATACTTGGTGCTCTGGTGGTCCATGCCCGCTGCTGTCCCCAAGGTTTGGGTGCATGAGCTTTAGGCTGTCTAGCTTGCTAGTTCCATTCGAGTGTCTGCTGttctgtttgtctgcctgtgtaccatCCTCTGCCTGTTTACCGTATTGACCTGTGCTGCCTACCCTGACTTTGGACTAGTTTTACGGATTCCCACGTACtctgcctgacctctgcctgttcctGACTACAAATATTGCATGACATCCccagtgggtcagcagccaaccacattGGTACTATTCCACGAGGTAGAGGCCTGGTGGCTCCCATGCAGCGAtgttcagatccctgtataggagtgAAAACCAGGTGACTGCCTTTGGGATATGTTCAGCAGTATACTCTGGcagaggcgtagctaaaggctcatgggccctggtgcaaaagttcagcttgggtccccccttcactcagcgctggtgcacctagcttttctgctgcccaaagcatcaatatcagatcggccggggtcctccgacacccccgacgatcagctgtttgaagagagggcagcatatgtacctcttacatccagtgacttctcttctctgatgtagacgttctctttcctcctcttctcctctcagaccagaccgccatggtgacgtctttcagccgcgcctcgtctctgcagagtttaacaaacagacatcttactttactacttttccatcctcctcctcaccttctcaacaccccatcctgccacccccattactgtgcccactgtgctccccaatactttcctgcagaaacagtccccctgaaaatactggtaccacacagatagtgtgtcagtacaaaaacacccctttatattgtgcgctagtacaaaaaaattCCACCTTTCTTTCAGATCAAACCCTAAATAAGAAgactcagaccaaaccccccttGGACCTCTAtggcagaccccagatcagacccccattagacctcaatgtaagaccccgaccaaatatcagacctcagatataaACCCCATTAGACcgccagacccccatataagactcccattagacctccagacccccaataagacccccattacacctccagacccccaatccgaccattagacctccagtcagacctctccagaccccccagtcagacctctccagaccccccagtcagacctctccagaccccaccattagaccacttcagacccctagtcagacctctagacccccacagacctctcagacccccattagacctctccagacccccattagacctctccagacccccccattagacctccatatcagacctcagatcagactctccttgccctggctgtcttctcttctcagggccggcgctgcagtcacctgtcctcctgcagcatcaggtcagagtgcgctctgtatgtcctgacgctgcaggcagccaggacacagcagcgcgggacctgagaagagcgagcaggaggaggggtaagtactggacagcgctcacatcgcttctctccccctcatcctgcagactagtgagcacttccattatggaagcgctcgatAGTATTTCCTTTATAAGATTCAGTGCATCTTCTAAAGGGAAAAGTGCAGTACCACTGGCAATCGCACCCGCTGCGACCCCTGTGGTTATGCCAGTGCTCTAATGAGTTTATTCACCAGACTCACGCCAACCACCTTAGCCAAACCCCGGCAAAGTGAGCAAAAAAGTTTCAAGCTCTGGACTATTTAAAGCTTTAAATTCCATCTGGAATAAGTCATACTGAGTTCCTGACCTTTGTACTTTCTTTCTCATCCCTGTGTCATTGGAGCAAAATTGTAagttttattttcccttaaaaagtatttttaaccATTTACAGAAGAGACTTCTTTTAGCGGTCAATTTTAGATCTGTGCAGGAGGTCCTTTCCTGGAGGATATTACATACTATACTGTGCTGATATATTACCCATTATATCTTGTGCTGCTATACGGGAAATAAGGGAAGCATTAGATTAAGAATGTaaatctgttttcccttagtcccatCAGCACCAGAAGGCTCCTTCCCTATAATGTTCTTACATTATATAGTGTGCAGGTGTCAATTAAAAGGGATGAAGGCAAAACAGTCTCAGGCTGAGTTCACGCTTCAGTTATCaccattgtgagccaaaaccagcaaCGAAGCCTACAAAGAGATGAGGTGTAATGGCAATATTTGCACAAGTTTTCTGTTTTTGACCGgaaactggttttggctcattatAACTGATGTGaataattgaccaaataactgaactga
This is a stretch of genomic DNA from Bufo gargarizans isolate SCDJY-AF-19 chromosome 3, ASM1485885v1, whole genome shotgun sequence. It encodes these proteins:
- the LOC122931077 gene encoding gastrula zinc finger protein XlCGF57.1-like; the encoded protein is MMVLSTNDPPRMDQDRIHIAARILDLTLEIISLITGEDYTVVKKSSAKCVTPCVSGGRSRTQSPITEPPPHSLIHEQKILKLTNRITDLLTGEVPVRCQDVAVYFSMEEWEYFEEHKDLYTDVMIENHQRLSSPGDDRTKSFLGHFLITPYHEIEDNQSQIDKNRLGKMFACSECGKHFKQKSNLTMHERIHRDERPFSCSECGQSFNRKSVLVDHQRIHTGEKPFSCSECGKSFSRKSVLVEHQRIHTGEKPFSCSECEKCFNYKSHLTKHQRSHTGVKPYSCSKCGKCFMFKDPFERHLRSHTGEKPFSCHECGKCFNQKSNLMEHLKTHTGEKPFSCSECGKNFTLKASLVTHLRTHTGEKPFSCLECGKCFSQKSKLTNHLRSHKGEKSFLCSDCGLCFVHKAPLERHQRIHIGEKPFSCVECGKHFIRKDSLEKHLRTHTGEKPFLCTECGKCFTQKYSLIDHLRIHTGEKPFSCPECGKCFTRKSSLIEHQRIHIEENPV